A portion of the Segatella copri DSM 18205 genome contains these proteins:
- the ilvD gene encoding dihydroxy-acid dehydratase, which translates to MKHPLRSSVCTEGRRMAGARALWVAAGMKHEQFGKPIIAIVNSFTQFVPGHTHLHEIGQIVKKEIEAMGCYAAEFNTIAVDDGIAMGHDGMLYSLPSRDIIADSVEYMVNAHKADAMICISNCDKVTPGMLMASMRLNIPTVFCSGGPMEAGRWKGENADLITAMIKGADTSVSDEEMTQIEQCACPGCGSCSGMFTANSMNSLTEAIGLSLPGNGTILATHKNRIQLFKDAARQIVKNAYAYYEDGDESVLPRNIATRDAFLNAMTLDIAMGGSTNTVLHLLAVAQEAGADFKMEDIDQLSRKVPCLCKLSPNTQKYSVQECNRAGGILGILNELNKGGLINGAVKRVDGKTLDEQMKKYDITGTEIDAEADRIYHSAPGRKFSTQMGSQDAQWESLDTDRAEGCIRDLEHAYTKDGGLAVLFGNIAQNGCVVKTAGVDPVLWHFEGPAVCFDSQEDACEGILGGKVNSGDCVVITHEGPKGGPGMQEMLYPTSYIKSRHLGKECALITDGRFSGGTSGLSIGHISPEAAAGGNIGKIKDGDIIVIDIPSRSINVKLSDEELAARPQQPLKRNRVVSKALRAYAQSVSSADKGGVRIID; encoded by the coding sequence ATGAAACATCCATTAAGAAGTAGCGTCTGTACTGAAGGCAGAAGAATGGCAGGTGCCCGAGCACTCTGGGTAGCTGCAGGTATGAAACACGAGCAGTTTGGTAAACCAATCATTGCTATCGTGAACAGCTTTACGCAGTTTGTGCCAGGTCATACCCATCTTCATGAAATCGGTCAGATCGTCAAGAAGGAAATCGAAGCTATGGGGTGCTACGCAGCCGAATTCAATACCATCGCCGTTGACGACGGTATCGCAATGGGACACGACGGAATGCTCTATTCCCTCCCAAGCCGTGACATCATTGCCGACTCTGTAGAATACATGGTCAATGCTCACAAGGCCGACGCCATGATCTGCATCTCAAACTGCGACAAGGTAACCCCAGGTATGCTCATGGCATCTATGCGACTGAACATTCCTACCGTGTTCTGCTCAGGTGGACCTATGGAAGCCGGACGCTGGAAGGGTGAGAACGCCGACTTGATTACAGCTATGATTAAGGGTGCTGATACAAGCGTTTCTGACGAGGAGATGACGCAGATTGAGCAGTGCGCCTGCCCAGGTTGCGGTAGCTGCTCAGGTATGTTTACCGCCAACTCAATGAACTCACTCACTGAGGCCATCGGTCTGAGCTTGCCAGGTAACGGAACCATTCTTGCTACCCACAAAAACCGCATCCAACTTTTTAAAGATGCAGCACGCCAGATAGTTAAGAACGCTTATGCATATTATGAGGACGGCGACGAGAGCGTATTGCCACGCAATATAGCTACCCGCGACGCATTCCTCAACGCCATGACCCTGGACATCGCCATGGGCGGAAGCACCAACACCGTGCTCCACTTGCTGGCAGTAGCTCAGGAAGCTGGCGCAGACTTCAAGATGGAAGACATCGACCAATTGAGTCGCAAGGTGCCTTGCCTCTGCAAGTTGAGCCCTAACACCCAGAAATACAGTGTACAGGAGTGCAACCGCGCAGGTGGTATCCTCGGTATCCTGAACGAGCTGAACAAGGGCGGTCTGATCAACGGCGCCGTAAAGCGTGTTGACGGCAAAACACTTGATGAGCAGATGAAGAAATACGACATTACCGGCACAGAGATTGATGCCGAGGCTGACAGAATCTACCACTCTGCACCGGGCAGAAAGTTCTCTACCCAGATGGGTAGCCAGGACGCTCAGTGGGAGAGTCTTGACACCGACCGCGCCGAGGGTTGTATCCGCGACCTCGAGCATGCCTACACCAAGGATGGCGGACTGGCAGTGCTCTTCGGCAACATCGCCCAGAACGGTTGCGTAGTAAAGACAGCCGGCGTAGATCCAGTGCTCTGGCATTTTGAGGGTCCAGCCGTATGCTTTGATTCTCAGGAAGATGCATGCGAAGGCATCCTTGGCGGCAAGGTTAACTCAGGCGACTGCGTAGTCATCACCCACGAGGGTCCGAAGGGTGGCCCTGGCATGCAGGAGATGCTCTACCCAACCTCTTACATCAAGAGCCGTCACCTGGGCAAGGAATGTGCCCTCATCACCGATGGCCGCTTCTCAGGCGGTACATCAGGCTTGAGCATCGGTCACATCAGTCCTGAGGCTGCAGCAGGTGGTAACATCGGCAAGATTAAGGATGGCGACATCATCGTCATTGATATCCCTAGCCGCTCCATCAATGTGAAGCTCTCTGACGAGGAACTCGCAGCACGCCCACAGCAGCCGCTGAAGCGCAACCGCGTGGTTAGCAAGGCACTGCGCGCTTATGCCCAGAGCGTAAGTTCGGCAGATAAGGGCGGTGTGAGAATCATCGACTAG
- a CDS encoding OmpA family protein: protein MKKLVLMFAAAVMAVSASAQTTQESKFFDNWYLGVNVGAATKTTHNAWFKNVNPSVGVRLGKWFTPVWGAAVEADLYARNRNLPYTHKTLVRGASGKFIGTINATNLFLGYKGEPRKFEIIPLAGIGAYHSFNLHNGNLNALTANAGVDFAFNLGANKAWQVYVEPSMNWFLHDNKSACNGCQFDVNKSAFQVKVGVNYKFKGSNNSHNFTIVTPRDQNEIDGLNGQINNLRNDLNSKDSELAAKDKQIKDLQNALNECQKAPKYVKPATATNLQPTVLFTVGKSKVERSQMPNIEMIAQYMKNHPDAKVEIKGYASPEGSKELNQKLSEARANAVKNILVKTYKISANRLQAKGMGATDKLFKQVEFNRVATFNDNNAAE, encoded by the coding sequence ATGAAAAAGTTAGTATTAATGTTTGCTGCTGCCGTAATGGCAGTATCTGCATCTGCTCAGACTACACAGGAGAGCAAGTTCTTTGACAATTGGTATCTTGGTGTAAACGTTGGAGCTGCTACAAAGACTACTCACAATGCATGGTTCAAGAACGTAAATCCTTCAGTAGGTGTACGTCTCGGAAAGTGGTTTACTCCAGTTTGGGGTGCTGCTGTAGAGGCTGACCTCTATGCTCGTAACCGCAACCTGCCTTATACACATAAGACTTTGGTTCGTGGTGCAAGCGGTAAGTTCATCGGTACTATCAATGCAACAAACCTCTTCTTGGGTTACAAGGGTGAGCCACGTAAATTCGAAATCATCCCATTGGCAGGCATCGGCGCTTACCACTCTTTCAACCTTCATAATGGCAACCTCAATGCCCTCACAGCTAACGCAGGTGTTGACTTCGCATTCAACCTTGGCGCAAACAAGGCTTGGCAGGTATATGTAGAGCCATCTATGAATTGGTTCCTTCACGACAACAAGAGTGCTTGCAATGGTTGCCAGTTTGATGTTAACAAGTCTGCTTTTCAGGTTAAGGTGGGTGTTAACTACAAGTTCAAGGGTTCTAACAACTCTCACAACTTCACTATCGTAACTCCACGCGACCAGAACGAGATTGATGGTTTGAATGGTCAGATCAACAACCTCCGCAACGACTTGAATAGCAAGGATTCTGAACTCGCAGCTAAGGACAAGCAGATCAAGGATCTCCAGAATGCGCTCAATGAGTGCCAGAAGGCTCCTAAGTATGTAAAGCCAGCTACTGCTACCAATTTGCAGCCAACAGTATTGTTTACTGTAGGTAAGTCAAAAGTAGAGCGTAGCCAGATGCCAAACATCGAGATGATTGCTCAGTATATGAAGAATCATCCAGATGCTAAGGTTGAAATTAAGGGTTATGCATCTCCAGAGGGTTCTAAGGAACTTAACCAGAAACTTTCTGAGGCTCGTGCCAATGCTGTAAAGAACATTCTCGTTAAGACTTACAAGATTAGCGCAAATCGTCTTCAGGCTAAGGGTATGGGTGCTACTGACAAGCTCTTCAAGCAGGTTGAGTTCAACCGTGTTGCTACATTCAATGATAACAATGCAGCTGAATAA
- a CDS encoding alpha-L-arabinofuranosidase C-terminal domain-containing protein yields MIKLKYVFTSALLVAAASASQAVSRQQMQKQIDKDAPAYTIQGKDSICQIFIYSPAPNQGLHLAYFTDDERWVDVGQLCASDYGPWGAEKNMYNPFVVKANDGTWRALWSVNQHAPQFAVAYSEDLITWRPQDYPIIREKGVKDVAAYQMDDGNFDIYLKTSKGKRYVQASNDFRTFKEDTLEASADEILWQRDTATIGGKLFHGCDFEVPAVHLNYIRSWFHALSEEAKLNAQPMPKTDADLAAYTKDNHIDLPKDSEIPANLSINPQKSHRISNKLMGIFFEDISRAADGGLSAEMLQNGDFEYNKEDHRHQWNATTAWVGVEKEGIATENGVSQNNAHYAVLGATPIYNIGWDGIAIRRGAAVEGKEGKHQPAIYEVSLHARCIDAKKKDLTLALVNQEGLPVCQTKIKVQGADWKEYKAQLIVTDKYEGELASEATTKEGKLGKNIRFAILPKGEQKVAVDLVSLKPQDTYKGHGLRKDLAEAIADLKPRFVRFPGGCMLHGQGLKNIYHWKESVGPQKDRKPAYNIWGYHQTSQLGFYEYFQWCEDMGAEPLPVLAAGVPCQNSVADERGVAGQQGGIPMSEMPQYIQDVLDLVEWANGDPATSKWAKMRADAGHPAPFNLKMIGIGNEDLISTDFEQRYLMICKAVKQKYPQIEVVGTVGPFHFPSSDYIEGWKIARENKRWIDAVDEHYYEQPGWFLNHQDYYDHYDRKAPKVYLGEYASRGANAVDNALAEGIHLCNVERNGDVVEMTSYAPLLCKDGYSNWQPDMIYFDNNNVRASESYKMQKMFGQHAGDLYISSVLSLPDALKKYVGTSVVKDSKSGKTWLKVVNALPRTLKLSVSGLGNKQVTIAGRSAQVFEL; encoded by the coding sequence ATGATAAAACTTAAGTACGTATTTACATCAGCGCTGCTCGTGGCAGCTGCCAGTGCCAGTCAGGCTGTCAGCAGGCAGCAGATGCAGAAGCAAATAGACAAGGATGCCCCTGCATACACCATACAGGGCAAGGATTCCATCTGCCAGATATTCATCTATTCGCCAGCACCCAACCAGGGATTGCATCTGGCTTATTTCACCGACGATGAGCGTTGGGTGGATGTAGGACAGCTCTGCGCCAGCGACTACGGTCCGTGGGGAGCTGAAAAGAATATGTATAACCCCTTCGTGGTAAAAGCCAACGACGGCACATGGCGCGCACTCTGGAGCGTGAACCAGCATGCACCGCAGTTTGCCGTAGCCTATTCAGAAGACCTCATCACCTGGCGCCCGCAGGATTATCCCATCATCCGCGAAAAGGGCGTGAAGGATGTGGCTGCCTATCAGATGGATGACGGCAACTTCGACATCTATCTCAAGACATCTAAGGGCAAGCGATACGTACAGGCAAGCAACGATTTCCGTACCTTTAAGGAAGATACGCTGGAGGCTTCTGCCGATGAGATACTCTGGCAGCGCGACACTGCAACCATAGGCGGAAAACTCTTCCATGGCTGCGATTTCGAGGTGCCGGCCGTGCATCTCAACTACATCCGTTCCTGGTTCCACGCCCTCTCTGAAGAGGCAAAACTCAACGCCCAGCCGATGCCGAAGACCGATGCCGACCTCGCAGCTTATACCAAGGACAACCACATCGACCTGCCGAAAGATTCGGAAATCCCTGCCAACCTCAGCATCAATCCACAGAAATCCCACCGCATCTCCAACAAGCTGATGGGTATCTTCTTCGAAGACATCAGCCGCGCTGCCGACGGAGGACTCTCTGCAGAAATGTTGCAGAACGGCGACTTTGAGTATAACAAGGAAGACCACCGTCACCAGTGGAATGCCACCACGGCATGGGTGGGGGTAGAGAAAGAGGGCATCGCCACCGAAAACGGGGTGAGCCAGAACAATGCCCATTACGCCGTTCTGGGCGCTACACCTATTTATAATATAGGTTGGGACGGCATCGCCATACGTCGCGGAGCTGCCGTTGAGGGCAAGGAGGGTAAGCATCAGCCGGCCATCTACGAGGTGAGCCTGCACGCCCGCTGCATTGATGCCAAGAAGAAAGACCTCACCCTGGCGCTCGTAAACCAGGAGGGATTGCCGGTATGCCAGACCAAGATCAAGGTGCAGGGCGCAGACTGGAAGGAATATAAGGCGCAGCTCATTGTGACCGATAAATATGAGGGCGAACTCGCCAGTGAAGCCACCACCAAGGAGGGTAAACTGGGCAAGAACATCCGGTTCGCTATCTTACCTAAGGGCGAGCAGAAAGTGGCGGTAGACTTGGTAAGTCTCAAACCACAAGATACTTACAAGGGTCATGGACTACGTAAAGACCTTGCCGAGGCCATTGCCGACCTGAAGCCTCGCTTTGTGCGCTTCCCGGGCGGCTGCATGCTCCACGGTCAGGGGCTCAAGAACATTTACCACTGGAAGGAGAGCGTGGGTCCGCAGAAAGATCGCAAGCCAGCCTACAACATCTGGGGATACCATCAGACCAGCCAGCTGGGTTTCTATGAGTATTTCCAGTGGTGCGAGGATATGGGAGCCGAGCCGCTGCCTGTATTGGCGGCAGGTGTTCCTTGTCAGAACTCTGTGGCAGATGAGCGCGGAGTGGCTGGTCAGCAGGGCGGAATCCCGATGAGCGAGATGCCGCAGTATATTCAGGATGTGCTAGACCTGGTAGAATGGGCGAATGGCGACCCTGCCACCTCTAAGTGGGCTAAGATGAGAGCCGATGCGGGTCATCCGGCTCCGTTCAACCTCAAGATGATAGGCATCGGCAACGAAGACCTCATCTCTACCGATTTCGAGCAGCGCTACCTGATGATCTGCAAGGCAGTGAAGCAGAAGTATCCTCAGATAGAGGTTGTGGGTACCGTAGGTCCGTTCCACTTCCCGTCTTCCGATTATATTGAGGGTTGGAAGATTGCCCGCGAAAACAAGCGCTGGATTGATGCCGTAGACGAGCATTATTATGAGCAGCCGGGCTGGTTCCTGAACCATCAGGATTATTACGACCATTACGACCGCAAGGCTCCTAAGGTTTATCTGGGCGAATATGCATCTCGCGGTGCCAATGCGGTAGACAATGCGCTGGCTGAGGGCATCCACCTCTGCAATGTGGAGCGCAACGGCGATGTGGTAGAAATGACATCCTATGCTCCTCTCTTGTGTAAGGACGGATACAGCAACTGGCAGCCGGACATGATTTACTTTGATAATAATAATGTACGCGCGAGCGAGAGCTACAAGATGCAGAAGATGTTCGGTCAGCATGCCGGTGACCTCTACATCTCATCCGTGCTCAGTCTGCCGGATGCGCTGAAGAAATATGTGGGCACCAGTGTGGTGAAGGATTCTAAATCGGGCAAAACCTGGCTTAAAGTGGTGAATGCCTTGCCTCGCACGCTGAAACTCTCGGTTTCTGGCTTGGGCAACAAGCAGGTAACCATCGCAGGCAGAAGCGCTCAGGTTTTCGAACTTTAG
- the folD gene encoding bifunctional methylenetetrahydrofolate dehydrogenase/methenyltetrahydrofolate cyclohydrolase FolD: protein MTLIDGKATAAAIKEQIAQEVAQIVAAGGKQPHLVAVLVGHDGGSETYVKNKVLACEKCGFKSTLIRYEEDVTEEELLRCVDKLNQDDDVDGFIVQLPLPKHIDEQKVTMAIDYRKDVDGFHPVNVGRMSLGMPCFISATPLGILTLLQHYNIETSGKKCVILGRSNIVGKPMAQLMMQKQYGDATVTVCHSHSKNLKKECQEADIIIAAIGRPDFVTADMVKPGAVVIDVGTTRVPDATKKSGFRLNGDVKFDEVAEKCSFITPVPGGVGPMTICSLMKNTLAAGKKEYYS from the coding sequence ATGACGTTAATCGACGGAAAGGCGACGGCAGCCGCCATCAAGGAACAGATAGCCCAGGAGGTGGCACAGATTGTTGCCGCCGGTGGCAAGCAGCCACATCTGGTAGCCGTGCTCGTAGGGCACGACGGAGGCAGCGAAACCTATGTGAAGAACAAGGTGCTGGCCTGCGAGAAGTGTGGATTCAAGTCGACCCTCATCCGTTATGAGGAGGATGTTACCGAAGAAGAGCTCCTGCGGTGTGTAGACAAGCTGAACCAGGATGATGATGTTGACGGATTCATCGTTCAGCTTCCTCTGCCTAAGCACATCGATGAGCAGAAGGTGACTATGGCCATAGATTACCGCAAGGATGTAGACGGATTCCACCCGGTAAACGTGGGCAGAATGTCGCTCGGCATGCCTTGTTTCATCTCTGCTACTCCACTCGGTATCCTCACCCTGCTGCAGCATTACAATATTGAGACCAGTGGCAAGAAATGCGTCATTTTGGGCAGAAGCAACATCGTAGGCAAACCAATGGCTCAGCTGATGATGCAGAAGCAGTATGGCGATGCTACCGTCACCGTATGCCACTCCCATTCCAAGAATTTGAAGAAAGAGTGTCAGGAGGCAGATATCATCATCGCAGCCATAGGCCGTCCTGATTTCGTGACAGCCGATATGGTGAAGCCGGGAGCCGTTGTCATTGATGTGGGTACCACCCGCGTGCCTGATGCTACGAAGAAAAGCGGTTTCCGCCTGAACGGTGATGTGAAATTCGACGAGGTGGCAGAGAAGTGCTCCTTCATCACTCCTGTTCCGGGAGGTGTTGGTCCGATGACCATCTGTTCGCTGATGAAGAATACGCTGGCTGCCGGCAAGAAGGAATATTACAGCTAG
- the ffh gene encoding signal recognition particle protein has translation MFENLSDRLERSFKILKGEGKITEINVAETMKDVRRALLDADVNYKVAKEFTNKVKEKALGMNVLTAVKPGQLMIKLVHDELEELMGGEEAPLKLESHPAVILMSGLQGSGKTTFSGKLANMLKTKKGKKPLLVACDVYRPAAIQQLHVVGEQVGVPVYSEPENKDVLSIADHAIQQAKTNGNDVVIVDTAGRLAIDEQMMNEISNLKNHLRPDETLFVVDSMTGQDAVNTAKEFNDRLDFNGVVLTKLDGDTRGGAALSIRTVVTKPIKFIGTGEKMDAIDVFHPARMADRILGMGDVVSLVERAQEQFDLEEAKKLEKKIRKNQFDFNDFYNQIQQIKKMGNIKDLAAMIPGVGKAIRDVDIPEDAFKGVEAIIQSMTPKERTNPAILNTSRRQRIAKGSGTNIQEVNKLIKQFDQTRKMMQMMTGNKMAQMMSRMKGMPGMPKMPGM, from the coding sequence ATGTTTGAAAATTTAAGTGATAGACTGGAACGCTCGTTCAAAATCTTGAAGGGCGAGGGAAAAATTACAGAAATCAACGTGGCGGAAACCATGAAGGATGTGCGCCGTGCACTCCTCGACGCCGATGTAAACTATAAAGTGGCTAAGGAATTCACCAACAAGGTGAAGGAGAAAGCACTCGGCATGAATGTACTTACTGCCGTAAAGCCGGGACAGTTGATGATCAAGTTGGTGCACGATGAACTGGAAGAACTCATGGGCGGCGAAGAAGCCCCATTGAAGCTCGAAAGTCATCCGGCCGTCATCCTCATGAGCGGTCTGCAGGGTTCGGGTAAGACTACCTTCAGCGGAAAGCTTGCCAATATGCTCAAGACCAAGAAAGGCAAGAAGCCATTGCTCGTGGCCTGCGACGTTTACCGTCCGGCAGCTATCCAGCAGCTCCATGTAGTGGGTGAGCAGGTGGGTGTTCCGGTATACAGCGAGCCAGAGAACAAGGATGTGCTCAGTATCGCCGACCATGCTATCCAGCAGGCTAAGACCAACGGCAACGATGTGGTAATCGTCGATACAGCCGGACGTCTTGCCATTGATGAGCAGATGATGAACGAGATTAGCAATCTCAAGAATCATCTACGTCCAGACGAAACCCTCTTCGTGGTTGACTCCATGACCGGTCAGGATGCCGTAAACACAGCTAAGGAATTCAACGACCGCCTCGACTTCAACGGCGTTGTTCTCACCAAGCTCGATGGTGATACCCGCGGTGGTGCTGCCCTCAGTATCCGTACCGTGGTAACCAAGCCAATCAAGTTTATAGGTACCGGCGAGAAGATGGACGCCATTGACGTGTTCCACCCAGCTCGTATGGCAGACCGAATCCTCGGCATGGGTGACGTGGTATCCCTCGTAGAGCGCGCACAGGAGCAGTTCGACCTGGAAGAGGCCAAGAAACTGGAGAAGAAGATCAGAAAGAACCAGTTTGACTTCAACGATTTCTACAACCAGATCCAGCAGATCAAGAAGATGGGTAACATTAAGGATCTGGCAGCGATGATTCCGGGGGTTGGCAAGGCTATCCGCGACGTAGATATCCCAGAGGATGCATTCAAGGGCGTAGAGGCCATTATCCAGAGTATGACTCCTAAGGAGCGCACCAACCCGGCCATCCTCAACACGTCACGCCGCCAGCGCATCGCTAAGGGTTCGGGCACCAATATCCAGGAGGTGAACAAACTCATCAAGCAGTTTGACCAGACCCGCAAGATGATGCAGATGATGACCGGCAACAAAATGGCGCAGATGATGAGCCGCATGAAGGGTATGCCAGGCATGCCTAAGATGCCGGGAATGTAA
- a CDS encoding NAD(P)-dependent oxidoreductase: MKNMKNAAEAQTAGQNTTETIVKQTETADAAKQNDAAEQQTDAAAFQVVNEGFSTHEAIEEAKRCLHCKIPQCKKGCPIGNDIPDFVHELSMGNMGAAMSIINAKSNLPAICGRVCPHEKQCQGNCVLGKKGKPVQIGKLEQFIADFDTKMNLSREMLPQKTRGRVAVIGSGPAGLTVAGDLARQGFNVTIFEGQAEPGGVLMYGIPEYRLPKSVVRDEVAKIAALGVQFITNCMVGENNVTIDSLFRAGYDAIFMGTGTSVPQNMDSTPGSKLHGVSQSTYFLHNVNAYNEGALTRDMVPLRDGEKVGVIGGGNVAMDAARTAIRLGADVTVLYRKTQEEMPAIRSEYEDAVKEGVKFEWKTTVEAFLKGKNGRLGSCVLNTPEGERVEKFDRIYLAIGSRPANRIVSTTAGIEVDEKGYVKVVERPFGMTTRRGVFAGGDVVHRPQTVVLAMKAAKEVAQGIAQYVDAIKLLEEAKRIEQRGIVE, from the coding sequence ATGAAAAATATGAAGAATGCTGCAGAGGCACAGACCGCTGGGCAGAATACAACAGAAACAATAGTGAAACAGACGGAAACTGCCGATGCTGCAAAACAGAATGATGCAGCTGAACAGCAGACAGATGCTGCTGCCTTCCAGGTTGTGAACGAGGGCTTTTCAACCCACGAAGCCATTGAAGAGGCAAAACGCTGCCTACACTGCAAGATTCCGCAGTGCAAGAAGGGATGCCCGATAGGCAACGACATACCTGATTTCGTACACGAACTCTCTATGGGTAACATGGGTGCGGCGATGAGCATCATCAATGCCAAGAGCAACCTGCCGGCCATCTGCGGCCGTGTATGCCCTCATGAGAAACAGTGTCAGGGCAACTGCGTGCTCGGAAAGAAAGGCAAACCGGTACAGATCGGCAAACTGGAGCAGTTTATTGCCGATTTTGATACTAAGATGAACCTTTCGCGCGAGATGTTGCCACAGAAAACACGTGGCCGTGTGGCAGTCATCGGTTCGGGTCCAGCGGGCTTGACCGTAGCCGGCGATCTGGCGCGTCAGGGCTTCAACGTCACCATTTTCGAGGGCCAGGCTGAGCCGGGAGGCGTGTTGATGTACGGTATTCCTGAGTATCGCTTGCCTAAGTCGGTAGTGCGCGATGAGGTGGCTAAGATTGCTGCCCTCGGCGTGCAGTTTATCACCAACTGCATGGTGGGCGAGAACAATGTAACCATCGACAGTCTGTTCCGTGCAGGCTACGACGCCATCTTTATGGGCACAGGTACCAGCGTGCCTCAGAACATGGACTCTACACCGGGCTCAAAGCTCCACGGTGTGAGCCAGAGTACATACTTTCTGCATAACGTGAATGCCTATAACGAAGGCGCTTTGACCCGCGACATGGTTCCGCTGCGCGACGGCGAGAAGGTGGGTGTCATTGGCGGCGGAAACGTGGCCATGGATGCTGCCCGTACCGCTATCCGACTAGGTGCCGACGTTACCGTGCTGTACCGTAAGACCCAGGAAGAGATGCCTGCGATCCGGAGCGAATATGAAGATGCTGTGAAGGAAGGCGTGAAATTTGAGTGGAAAACTACCGTCGAGGCCTTTCTGAAGGGCAAAAACGGCCGTCTGGGAAGCTGTGTGCTGAACACTCCTGAGGGTGAAAGGGTAGAAAAATTCGACAGAATCTATCTCGCTATCGGTTCAAGACCTGCCAACCGTATCGTTTCTACCACTGCCGGAATCGAGGTGGATGAGAAGGGATATGTAAAAGTTGTTGAACGTCCGTTCGGTATGACCACCCGTCGCGGTGTGTTTGCCGGAGGTGATGTGGTACACCGTCCGCAGACTGTAGTTCTGGCAATGAAGGCTGCCAAGGAGGTGGCTCAGGGCATCGCTCAGTATGTAGATGCCATCAAGCTTCTTGAAGAGGCTAAGAGAATCGAGCAACGTGGAATAGTAGAATAA
- a CDS encoding prephenate dehydrogenase/arogenate dehydrogenase family protein gives MRILIMGAGKMGSFFIDLLSFDHEVAVYEKDAKRLRFTYNCYRFTKMEEIEMFRPELVINAVTVKYTLPAFEEVLPHLSHDCIISDIASVKTGLQEFYEKSGFRFVSTHPMFGPTFANLNQLSEENAVIIKEGDYMGKIFFKDLYQKLGLSLHEYTFDEHDQTVAYSLSIPFVSTFAFAAVMKHQDAPGTTFKRHMQIAKGVLNEDDYLLQEILFNPYTSGQVTQIREELAELIDIIDHKDAKRMKLFLTKIRNHVKEDIEIKEK, from the coding sequence ATGAGAATATTGATTATGGGAGCAGGTAAGATGGGAAGTTTCTTCATCGACCTGCTCAGCTTCGACCACGAGGTGGCGGTTTACGAGAAGGATGCTAAGCGTCTGCGCTTCACCTACAACTGTTACCGCTTCACCAAGATGGAAGAGATAGAGATGTTCCGCCCCGAACTGGTTATCAATGCGGTGACGGTAAAATATACGCTGCCAGCCTTCGAAGAGGTGTTGCCACATCTCTCTCACGACTGCATCATCAGCGACATAGCTTCGGTAAAGACCGGGCTGCAGGAGTTTTACGAGAAGAGCGGTTTCCGCTTCGTGAGCACGCACCCTATGTTCGGCCCAACCTTTGCCAATCTGAACCAGCTTTCAGAGGAGAATGCAGTCATCATCAAGGAGGGTGACTACATGGGCAAGATATTCTTCAAGGACCTCTACCAGAAGTTGGGGTTGAGTCTGCATGAGTATACATTTGATGAGCACGACCAGACGGTGGCCTACTCGCTGAGTATTCCTTTCGTGAGCACCTTTGCCTTTGCGGCAGTGATGAAGCACCAGGATGCTCCGGGCACCACCTTCAAGCGCCATATGCAGATAGCTAAGGGCGTGCTCAACGAAGATGATTACCTGCTGCAGGAAATCCTCTTCAACCCATACACATCGGGTCAGGTGACACAGATCAGAGAGGAGCTTGCTGAGCTCATCGACATCATCGACCACAAGGATGCGAAGCGTATGAAACTCTTCCTTACCAAAATCCGAAATCATGTGAAGGAAGATATTGAGATTAAGGAAAAATAA